The Pseudomonadota bacterium nucleotide sequence TCTCGGTAGCCGCTTTAAAGTAGGTTTCAAGGCCTTCGGCAAGCTTGCCGAGCCGGAGCTGTGAACGACCCCGGTTGACCAGTTGCTGCAGACTTTCTTCTTTTTGGATTGAACTGTTCAAGGAACCAAAAGCCTGTCTGCCTGTCTGGTGGTCGTCTGACATAAGGTTTCCTATTCATAGCGCAGGGCTTCTGCTGGCAGCAACCGGGAAGCTCGATAAGAAGGGTAAAGCGTCGCAATAAATGAGAGCAGCAGTGACAGGCCCGCGGTTATGGCCATATGGATAACTTTGAGATCTACCGGTAATGAGGTTTCAAAATAGTAGACATCGCCAGGGAGGGTAATAAAATCGTATCTTTTCAGAATTGCACAGAGAGATAAAGCTCCCAGCAGACCGATAAGGGTTCCGGCCGATCCGATCAGCATCCCCTCCCAGATAAAAATTTTCATAATTCGGCGGGCGCTCAGGCCCATGGTCTTCAGTATGGCGATTTCCTTATGCTTTTCCATGACCACCATGATCAGGGTTGAAATGATGTTGAAAGCCGCCACCATGATGATCAGGGCCAGAATTATAAACATGGTTACCCTCTCCAGTTTGAGGGCCGCGAAAAGGTTGCGGTTCATGCTGATCCAGTCACGGGCCCAGTAGGGATAGGAGATCTTCTGGCGGATTTTTTCAGCTACCGCTTCGGCGTTGTAGATCTGATCGGTTTCAACCGCGATCCCGCTGACCTGATTCGGCAGGCCGAAAAAGGTTTGCGCGGCTTTCATATCGATATAAGCCAGAGCTGAATCGTATTGATACATGCCTGAGGTATAAGTCCCGATAACCGTAAAACGTTGCATTCTCGGGACCAGTCCCAGCGGCGTCACCGCTCCTCCGGGGGCGATCAGACGCAGGCTGGAACCAGCCTTGACCTCCAGATTTTTGGCCAGCTCGCTGCCGAGAATGATTTCCGGGGTGGTGGAAGATACCATTTTCGGGCAGGAAAAAAATTTTCCGCTGTCGATCATCAGTTCGATTTTTTTACTTAAGGGGTCCTTTTCGTAATCAATTCCCCGGATCCCAGCCCCGCTGACCTGGCGGCCGTGGGTCAGCATCGCCTGATTCAGAATAAACGGGGTTGCCTGTTTGACCTCCTTGATTTGCCTGATGGTTTCCGCTAAGTTCTCGTAGTCGTCGATCGCTCCGCCATATTTCATGACCATGATATGAGAAGTATTGCCGAGAATCTTTTTTTTCAACTCGTTTTCAAAGCCGCTCATGACCGCGATGACCACGATCAGGGCGGTAACCCCGAGGGCTATCCCGAGAATCGAGATCAGTGAAATCAGCGAAATGAAAACCTGCTTACGTCGGGCCAGAAGATGGCGCAGGGCGACGAATAACTCGAAACGCAAATCCACCGCCTCTATTGTTCAGGTTTAAGCAGGGGAAAAAGGATTACGTCCCGGATCGAGGCGGCATCGGTAAATAACATTACCAAGCGGTCGATGCCAATGCCTTCACCGGCAGTTGGCGGCAGACCGTACTCCAGGGCTCGGAGGTAATCGGCGTCGAATTGATGGGCCTCGGTATCGCCGACGACCTTTTCTCGGAGTTGTTGTTCAAAACGTTCTTTCTGGTCAATGGGGTCGTTCAGTTCGGAGAAGGCATTGGCTATTTCCCGGCCGGCAATAAAGAGCTCGAAGCGGTCGGTGACTTCCGGGTTGCTGTCGTTGCGACGTGAAAGCGGGGAAATGGCTACTGGGTAGTCAGTGATAAAGGTCGGTTGGATGAGCTGGCTTTCAACCTTTT carries:
- a CDS encoding lipoprotein-releasing ABC transporter permease subunit, which translates into the protein MRFELFVALRHLLARRKQVFISLISLISILGIALGVTALIVVIAVMSGFENELKKKILGNTSHIMVMKYGGAIDDYENLAETIRQIKEVKQATPFILNQAMLTHGRQVSGAGIRGIDYEKDPLSKKIELMIDSGKFFSCPKMVSSTTPEIILGSELAKNLEVKAGSSLRLIAPGGAVTPLGLVPRMQRFTVIGTYTSGMYQYDSALAYIDMKAAQTFFGLPNQVSGIAVETDQIYNAEAVAEKIRQKISYPYWARDWISMNRNLFAALKLERVTMFIILALIIMVAAFNIISTLIMVVMEKHKEIAILKTMGLSARRIMKIFIWEGMLIGSAGTLIGLLGALSLCAILKRYDFITLPGDVYYFETSLPVDLKVIHMAITAGLSLLLSFIATLYPSYRASRLLPAEALRYE